DNA sequence from the Halorussus limi genome:
CGAGGAGGTGTACTTCCCGGTCTACGACCGCGAGGAAATCGTGGACATCCTGCGCGAACGCGTCGAACGGGGCTTCCACGAGGGCGTCGTCTCCACCGAGGTGCTGGACGAGGTGGCCCGACTCACCGCCGAGAGCGGCGACCTCCGGGTCGGCATCGACCTGCTCCGGCGCGCGGGCCTCAACGCCGAGATGCGCGCCAGTCGGACCGTCAACCTCGAAGACGTAGAGCAGGCCTACGAGAAGTCGAAGTACGTCCACCTGAGCCACAGTCTACAGGCGCTCTCGGAGAGCGAAATCGAACTGCTCGAAGTCATCGCCGAGAACGACGGCGAGCGTGCGGGCGACGTGTACGACTCCTTCCACGACCAGACCGGACTCGGCTACACGCGCTACTCGGAGATAATCAACAAACTCGACCAACTCGACATCATCGACGCGACCTACACCAACGTCGAGGGTCGCGGGCGCTCGCGGCAACTCTCCCTGCGCTACGAACCCGAGGCCGTGCTTAATCGACTCGAAGGAAGTTAGGCGTCGGCCACGGGTGCGTTGGCGTCGCTCCCCGGATTACGCGACGACTGTTACTCGCGACGTGGACGCAAAATAAGGACCGCAGTAGCGAGCGTGCGGACTACCGCTGGGTGACTTCTATCTGGACGCCGGACGGCACCTCCACCTCGATGAGGTCCCCGGAGAACGCGAACCGGTCGTCGCCCTCGCCGACCGTGCCCTCGACGCGGACCCTGTCGCCCGTCCGGGACACTTGGTCGACGGCCGCGCCGCCGTCCTCGTTGGGTTCGAGTTCTTCGAGGTCGCCCGTCACCTCGAAGACGTAGTTCATCTGCTGGTCGGTGTTCGGACTGGAGACGATAGCTTGCTTCGTTAATTGGCCGTCCTGCGCTTGGTCGTCTTCGGCCTGGTCGTCCTCGGCCTGGTCCTGTTGGCTCTCCATTCCGGTCCGCTGGCGCACCGCCTGCATCAGTTCCGCGAGCGTTCCGCTCGTCTGGAAGTCGGAGACGACGGCCTCGCCGCCCTCCGTGACCTCGGCGAACGAGAGCTCGAACTGGGCGCTCCGGAGCGCCTCGAGCGTGTTGGCCGCGGTGACGCCGGCGTCGGCCGCGGCCGACTTGATGGCCGAGAGCGTCAGGTTCCCCTCGGCGCCCAACTGGCGCACCTGCGAGAGGAACTCGATGTGGGGCGCGGGAATCGTCTCGGGCGGCATGATGTTCAGCATCAGGTCGCTGAACTCGAACGTCCGGCCGGAGACCTTCGCGGTTCCGCTGGGCGAGGAGATGGCGAACGTCGTGCCCTCGAGTTGCATCGTCACGTCGCTGGCCGTGAGCGTGGCGTTGCGGCGCTTGATGGTGAGTTCGCTCCACTCCGAAGCGCCGAGCGACGCGAGCGCCGACAGCGACGCGCCGCCCGCCAAGAGGTCGCGGGTCCCCGAGGGGACGACGCTCCCGACCGTGCCGGTCGCGACGACCTTGTTCGCGAGGAGCGAACCGTCGCTCCTGACCGGGCCGAGCGTGACCTGAAGGCCGCTCGCCGGGTCAACGTCGGCCTCCGCGAGCGCGGAGAGCAACGGCGACAGCGACTGCCCCTCGTAGGCCTCGACCATCGCCGCCCTGACCGTCGCGTAGGTCTCGGCCGACACGTCGCTCACGTCGACGCGCGTGCGGGCTATCGACAGCGACTTGCTCCCGGTCTCCATCGACCAGTCGTTCAACTGCAACCGCATCGTGCCGTTCTGATAGCGGAACGTGGCGCGGCCGACCGACGCGGTCGCCTCGCCGAGGTCCACGGACACGTCTTCGATCTGCAACGGTTCGGTCTCCTGTGCGGATGCGTCGGCCGCCACGCTCGATACGCCACCGAGCGAGAACGTTGCGGTTGCGAGCATCGCGCCGAACTGACGCCGTTTCATGCTTCTCACGCCGCAGTTCTAATCCGGACACTCGAATAAATCGGAGATACCGTTTCAATCGTTCACGGAAATAAGCCGGGTTTTCCACCGAGATAATTCGCGACACTTCGAGTCCGGCGCGTTCGACGCCGGTCGCGGTCGGACGCGCGTACTCCGTCGATAACAGCGTGTTACAGTAATCGGTCTGTCGTTAGGGTGGCCGTAGCCCGACCGAAACGGGCCAAAATCCCGTGTTTACTCGGGCGGTCGGTCACGCCGGTCGGCGGCGATGTACCCGACGGCACACGCCTTCGAACGGCGGCGCACCCGACGGTGCGCGACTTCGAACGTCGTCGTGAATCGACGCAGGTAGAACCTCAGCAGTCGGTGATGGACCGCCGACGCGGAATCTCAGTCGTCGGTGGCGGACTCGACCGCGGTCGGGTCGTCGCGGCGCTCGCCGGTCTGGAGGACGAAGGTTCGCTCGGGCGGCGGCGCGGCCCGCAACTCGACGGTCTTGGCGAGGTAGTAGTACTTCCGGTTGCCCCGCTCGTAGTGGGCGACGAGTCCGGCGTCCTCCATCTTCGAGAGGTGGTGAACCGCGGTCTTGCCGTCCATGCCGACCGTCTCGGCGAGTTGGGAGACGTACTGGGGTTCCCGCGAGAGTTCCCGGACGATTTCGATTCGGGCCTTGCTCCCGAGCAGGTCGATGAGCGACACGGTGTCGCTGGTACGTCGTCGCTCCTCAAAAGTAACTGGGCGGTCAGCGGGGCGAGTGACGGTCGCGAGACCCCCGAGAGGACTGGGGAGACTCGCATCGAGAGCGCAGAGGAGATCGACACCGAGAGGCCGGGTCGTATTAGGCGCGCCGGGCCGTAGCGGACGCCATGGGGGACCGGGTCAATCTGCCCGACGACAGGGACCGACAGCGAACGACCGTGACCGACGGCTTCTTCGAGCGAGAAATCCACCTCTCGCGGGAGGCGACCGCGAACTTCCTGCGGGACTTGGCCGACCAAATCGAGACCGACACGAGTCTCACGCTCTCCTCGCAGGAGTGGGAGATTCCCTTCGACTACCGCGAACCGGTCGAAGTCGAAGTCGAGTTCTCGGGCGGGCGCGAGTCCGAGTTGGAGGTCGAACTGGAGTTCACCGAACCGCGCGGGGGCGAGGAACTGAGCGTGGAGTGACCGCCGAGGCAAAAACTGCGCTCGCGTCCTCGCTGTCTGTCGCATCGACCGCGTCCGAACCTGCGACACAGCGACCACGCCGCCGGCCGCTGGAGGGAGACGAGAACCTATTTATATCCTATGTTACAATTTCGGCCTCCATGTCCGAAGACGGCGAACACGACGAGGACCCTGCAGCGTGGTGGGACGAGGCCTACGACAGCGACGACCCCGCACCGTGGGACACCGACGAGCCACAACCGGCGTTCGTGGACCTCGCTGCCGAAGGGAGGTTGGACGGTCGCGTCCTCGACATCGGATGCGGAACCGGGATGCACGCCCGCTGGGCCGCCGAGCGCGGGCACTCGGCCGCGGGCACGGACGTGTCCGAACGCGGAATCGAGCGCGCCCGAACGCGCGCTGACGACTCGGACCTCGACGCGACGTTTCGGGTCGCCGACGCGCTCGACATGCCCGACGACCTCGGCCCGTTCGACACCGTACTGGACAGCGGCCTCTTCCACGCGTTCGAGACCGCCCAGCGCGAAGTCTACGCCGACGAACTCGCAGGGCTCGTCTCCGCTGGCGGGCAGGTGTGGCTCGTCGGGTTTCGAGAGGGCGCACCCGAGGACTGGGGGCCGAATCCCTTCGGTCGGGCCGACGTGCGCGGGGCTTTCGCTGGTGTGGAGTGGACAGTCCGCGAGATGCGTGATGTCGAGTTCGAGACGCGCGAGGCGGCGGTGCCGGGACTGCTCGCTGTGGTCGAGCGGGCGTAATCGGATGTCGGACTACTCGTACCGGAGCGCGTCGATGGGGTCGGTCTTGGCCGCGTTCCACGCCGGGTAGAGTCCCGCGACCACGCCGACCAGAATCCCGACGGCCACCGCGATGGCGAACCACTCGTAGGGCAGGACGAGGCTCAGACCGATGTACTCACCGGCGGCGTAGGCCCCGCCGATGCCGACCGGGATGCCCACGACCGCGCCGAGCAGGCCGAGCATCACGGACTCCAGCAGGAACAGTTGGAGGATGTCGCGGTTCTGCGCGCCGACCGACTTCATGATGCCGATTTCCTTGGTGCGCTCGGTGACGCTGACCAGCATGATGTTGGCGATGCCGATGGACCCGACGACCAGCGAGATGACCGCGATGCCCGTGATGAAGTTCGTCAGGGTGTTCAGAAGTTCCTCTATCCGGTCCACGAGGTCTTGGTCGGTCTGGACCGAGAAGGCGTAGTCGTCGGGCACGAGTCGAGACGCGTCCGACTCGTTGGCGAGGTACGACTGCGCGCCGGCCTTCACCTCCGGGACCGCCGCGAAGTCCTCGGCGACGACCGTGAGCGTGGGGTAGACGCGCTGGCTCTCGCCGGTCGTCGGACTCTCGACGGTCGTCCGGTAGAACGGGTCGGTCGGCACGAAGACCAGCGGCTGAGAGCCGCCCAGTCCCTCGAAGGCCCCGCCGCCCGACGAGCCGTTGAGCAGGCCGACGACCTCGGCCTCGACGGAGTCGCCGGAAGCGAGCCTGAGCGTGACGTTCTGACCGACGTTCACCGAGGGTTCGAACAGGCTGGCGGCCTGCTGGTTCAACACGACCTCGCGCGACCCCTGCCGGAAGGCTCGGCCCTCGACGAACGCGCCGTCGTCGAAATAGCTCGGCGAGGTGGCGATTACCTGTCGCTGGGCGACCGTCTCGCCGCCCGCCGAGATGGCCGCGGTGGGTACCACGCCCCGCGGGACCACCGACTCGACGCCCGAGACGTTACGGAGCGCGTCCACGTCGCTCGCGGTGAACACCGGTTGCGAACCCGCGCCCGGCCCGCCCTCCTCGCCCTCGGGTCCGGCCCAGACGTAGACGTTCGGCGTGCGGTCGGCCCCGACCTGTCCG
Encoded proteins:
- a CDS encoding ArsR/SmtB family transcription factor, encoding MSLIDLLGSKARIEIVRELSREPQYVSQLAETVGMDGKTAVHHLSKMEDAGLVAHYERGNRKYYYLAKTVELRAAPPPERTFVLQTGERRDDPTAVESATDD
- a CDS encoding amphi-Trp domain-containing protein, which encodes MGDRVNLPDDRDRQRTTVTDGFFEREIHLSREATANFLRDLADQIETDTSLTLSSQEWEIPFDYREPVEVEVEFSGGRESELEVELEFTEPRGGEELSVE
- a CDS encoding class I SAM-dependent methyltransferase, with product MSEDGEHDEDPAAWWDEAYDSDDPAPWDTDEPQPAFVDLAAEGRLDGRVLDIGCGTGMHARWAAERGHSAAGTDVSERGIERARTRADDSDLDATFRVADALDMPDDLGPFDTVLDSGLFHAFETAQREVYADELAGLVSAGGQVWLVGFREGAPEDWGPNPFGRADVRGAFAGVEWTVREMRDVEFETREAAVPGLLAVVERA
- a CDS encoding ABC transporter permease; amino-acid sequence: MELAESLRLSWRSIRSHKLRSTLTTLGIVIGVAAVITFVTLGTSLRADVLGQVGADRTPNVYVWAGPEGEEGGPGAGSQPVFTASDVDALRNVSGVESVVPRGVVPTAAISAGGETVAQRQVIATSPSYFDDGAFVEGRAFRQGSREVVLNQQAASLFEPSVNVGQNVTLRLASGDSVEAEVVGLLNGSSGGGAFEGLGGSQPLVFVPTDPFYRTTVESPTTGESQRVYPTLTVVAEDFAAVPEVKAGAQSYLANESDASRLVPDDYAFSVQTDQDLVDRIEELLNTLTNFITGIAVISLVVGSIGIANIMLVSVTERTKEIGIMKSVGAQNRDILQLFLLESVMLGLLGAVVGIPVGIGGAYAAGEYIGLSLVLPYEWFAIAVAVGILVGVVAGLYPAWNAAKTDPIDALRYE